The following nucleotide sequence is from Stigmatopora argus isolate UIUO_Sarg chromosome 18, RoL_Sarg_1.0, whole genome shotgun sequence.
agtcaaatctatcaaaaactgcacatcaaatttaaaaaaagaaaagaaaaaaagtgttctaaATTCCAATATTTACAGTAACATTACAGGCTGTTAGTAGGGTGCACAGTGTTGTTTTCTTCCCCACTTTAGTGCTTGTAATGTGTGTTTTAACTAGAAATGTTCAAAATTGTCGTGTAAAATGAAAGTATCACACGGtaggaggagggaaaaaaaatgtaacagtcAACTTCAAAGCAGTCAGCTTTGTTGTGTCAAACAAAACATGTCGAAGCATGTTTTCAATGAAAACACAACTAACTTTTTCAATCTCAATCAAAAAATCTCGTCAATCCTGTACAAACTATGCAAAAAACAGAGGATAAGAGTCATTATGTTTCTTAAAAATATCCAGTATAACAACTTCCACTTGAAGTTGTGAGTTTCTATACAGTGTACAaaacgtgcattttttttaaagagttaaatatccatgtttttttccttttagaatATTTACAGCAAAAGTAAATTCTCTGGATATGAACAGAGTATTTGTTCACTGTCCTTAAAAACAGTTCCAGTCCACAATTTTCCTACGCGCCAAAATACTTTGAGCTCCccaaaagtgattaaaaaaatttaaaaaagcagaTGTTccctcaaataaaaataacaaaaataaagtcAGTCAGGAAGGGAGGAGAATTAGGTTCATGTTGTTGAAACTAAGCGACTTCATGTCTTAAATTTAactatttaactcattgtcaaTGGTAGCAAACGAGTTAACTCACAACCTAACTTAGATTAATCAAGGCATGCATTAACTTGAATGTGAGGTAACTAAACTAAACCATGACGTAACCTACTAGctcaaaaggattggacttcTACTGCAGTAAGTTAAGAAGAACCCATAGTTAGCTTACGAGATAACTAATGTCAAGTCATAATGTAACCCGAGTTTACTCAATGTGTTACTCAACTCATTTAATTTTAGTTCTACCACCTCAAACTAATTGGATGTCCATGTAGAAAGCAGAAAACCAGTTAAATCGCATTAACTCGCTTATATTTAATCAAGAAACGGCATGCTTAAGTTAAATTGGCTTCCAATCCTCCCGGTTAAAATGGAGGTttctcgccgtcaatggccgagcgtgaaatgtattattgacgccaaaaaaagaaaaagttgagCGGAGTTGGAAGACGCATTCAGCGCACGGCGCTACAGAATGATCACATAGGAACCGTGACCTCCGACCTCGGTCGAGCGGCTTTGAAAAAAGAAGCGAAAAACGTTGGAACTTGCGTTCAAATTTGGATTAACAAAGAAGCGCGTCCTTTGCCCGATCAAGTTGGAGGATATCAATAAGTCAATAGCTCGATAGATGACCCTGAGAGAATCACTGGCCGATATGATGACGACAGCCCCctttttgttttagcttttttccttcaattaCTTTCAACGTCAAAAGATCTGCCCGAGTTGAGAAGTTCCAGTTCCAATGTGCAGGCACCAATTGTCAGTAAGCAGTCATATTTACATGGAGaagtcaaaaaaacaaaaatggaggGAAAACAACAGAAATGCGCGAGCGACGCTGCCGCTCGGACCTCCACTTGTGCTCAATTAGATGATATGTTTGCATCAGAACACCTGGACAGCGCGATACTCGCTCCTTCTCACATGCGAGAACCTCGTTCCTGAAGAATCTGCAAAGAAAGGGCAGTGTGACACGTAGGCCAAGACTTCATATCgtgggttaccgtattttctcgcagatcgacccttaaaattgcctttgcgtcgttgaatttcacaatttcactCGTATAAGGCGGCCCCCCATTCacaatgcgagaaaatacgctaactCATTTAGCCCTCCCATTACAAATAGCCTGAACGtcttatcgccgtcaatggcggcgaaCGGTCAGGAACTTTTCGTTTTGTCTCCTGAAAGTCCTGCGGAAACCTCTCGGAAGTTGCTAAGGGGAAAGGTAAAATCTAGCGGGTGGGGCGTCACTACGTTCAATTGAGCGCTCACCAATGAGTCGCAATTGTTCAACTCTAATCTGAATGGTTCATTTCGTAATCCGAGTCTTCGTCGTCGCTCTGAGAGACATGCGGCATGCACGGGAGACAAGAGAGACACTCTTTtcacaaaacaacacaatggCACAGGAGGTGGGCGTGGAAGGGAAATGggggaaggaagaaaaaaagacagaagtTATCCGTGGACTCCATCTGCCATCATACCTTGGCTTTCTCGCTGGGCTCACTGTTGGTCCCGTACGATTGATTGTGAAGCTCCTTGGACACCACGCACAGGAACTCGGCTTGGTCTTCATTGCCGTAGTTATAAGAAGAGCCGATGCTGACCAGCTGGAAAGAAATCATATTTGATTGATAACTGATTAACATGATAGTTTCAACTATATACGGCGAGATGTTGCCAAAAAAGGATAGAAAACAAAGACAGGTAAATCCCACCAAAAAAATAACTGAGAAGAGCCTGAAAAACTTCCACTTAAAAGCGATACGCTTTCCAGATCTCCATCAAACCCAATAGATAACATCAAAGAGGCGCTAACAGAAGATGCTAGGCTTACAACTCCAAGCAATCAAGTCCATGAATACCAAAAACTGTTCAAGTCCTACTCCGCCACTGACATGTGCTGACGTTCCCAACTGTCGCCAAGACTTCCACACAGAGTCAAGTCAAAAATAATCGCTCTAGCATGACTTAATCTTAAAGTTAGCTTCCCACgacagctagcataacattctCCTAAAGGCGATTTTAACTTCCAATTCTGCTAGGTTGCAATGTTGCCTCATACAAACccatttttctttggaaaatatTCTTATGAACTACAAGTACCAGAAAAGGAATTTGCGAGCCTCCTTGTATGCGTCACCATCTTTGTTTCTTGTCCTTGAAAAGAAAAACCTCCTCAACTTGGGATCAACAaagtaacaaaatcaaaccaagGAGGATCCGACATCTAATTGTGTCTACTTTAAGTCGTCTACTTAAAGTTACTGTAACTGAGGACGACAAACAAGGTGCATGGGACCATGCAGTGACCGGCCCGTGGACATAAACAAGTGGGACACACCTCTCCGCTGTTGTTTGGCAAAGCCGACGGGTCGCCCTTCACCTCCCTTGACACAATGAGTAGAAACTCTGACTGCTGGGCCCGCCCGTAACCTATACTGACAAGCTGCAACGACCAATCAGAGCACACAAGGGATGCCCGGATCACCGAGGGCCGAGGTCAAATTTGCGTGCCGTGGTTTTGGACTTTGTGGGCATAAGCAAGGTAGGTGAAGCGCGTGAAAAGCCCGCCCCGTGACACCGCCCCTTTGCGGGAAGGCGCCTCACCTGCTCGAACTTCCAGCCGTCGGACATGGTGGACACCATCTGGGTTAGCTCTTCTTCCTGGCACTGAAGCACTCGATATACATGCTTGACTGGCACCTGcggtgaaaaaaatgatgagtttAACACGTTCCTACTGGAACACAAACTTTGaatgtttataaaaaatattggcATAATTTTAGGCTGTGGCTAAAatggtgtaatgaaaaaaaaatgagatttgaCTTACCTGCGAGGTCTTGCAGTCCCTTTCCCTAATCTTGTCCTTAATCAGCTTTATCAACGATGTAATATTGTAAAATTCGGCTTCTTCCAGGACACCTGAAAGGCAAAACCCtatttcattcgctgccattcaCACCAAGTGATATCCAAACTATTCAGCCAGAGACTAAGTCCATCCGTcacacattgatttttacttacGTTTTCAGCTTGATACATATTAATGACAAACATAAAAATACTTAAGATGCAATTGACATCAGAAGGAGCCCAATCCTTTTGGGCTAGGAGAGTGTGGcagctgccagccctcccagtccaagtggataggacatctagcgccgtcaaacGCCAAAACACGATCACGCCGTGGGTCGTTACCTTCCTCTGCTAAATCCCGGTTGAGCACCAGTTTGCCATGCCTCAAATAGTTCAGGACCGGCCCGAAGTAAGTCGGGTCTCTGTCAATAAGATAGGCACCAGTTTCAtcctgaaagaaagaaagaatagTAATGACCCTTTGACCAAAAAACTCACCAAGAAGTCAAATTGTAATCTTGTCTTTTTAAGAATACAATTCTCCGATTCCCACCGGCCTTGGATTTGATCCCAATTTTTTCCGCCACCCTTGGGTGTTCCCCTATTTCTGTAAGTACCGTGATTAGGCCGGCGTCGTCTCACGGGGGGAGAGGGGCCGCGAACAATTAGAGCGGAAACGGATTGGGGAGAGCGGTCCGAATCCTCCGAGGGAGTTGAGAGGAAAAAGCGCTGAGGTTCACTTGTGGCAATTAGCCCGTTAGCCTGTCCTGACAcggaactttaaaaatatactgAGGGAGCCCAAGAGTTCTATTTTTGTCCAGTGTTAATATTTAGGGTCTGCAGAGATCTAGTGAGAGAATCTTCCACATATGGAGAAAGATGTTAAATGTAAataactgggagggttggtagTGATCATCCACTTCCAGTGGAAAAGCACTCTATAACATGCCATGGAGTGATTATTCAAGAAGATGATTAtcaaatgaaaattttgatAGTTCGTGGAATGTTTTTGGGGAGACATTCTTGACCTGAAAaatttgtatatataaataaaatcgaTCCACATGATTTAACTTGCAGGCCACATAAAACGACGTGCTCGGATCTTGAGTTTGCTAGCTTGCGGCCCATCGTTATCCTATACCGccttggcccgaatataagacgaccccctctttttcaagccTATCATTTTAATacctgaacatttaaatatgtcaactaAAGTGTAAATTCACCAATTTGCTGTGATAAAAcagcaaaattgcaataactacGTTAAccaaagtgttcagcattcgtTTTAAAGATATTTAGTGTTGTGGATGGGAATAATGTCTAGACCCTGAATTTAAGACGACAGACACATTTTCAGtcatatttcaatgcaaaacaccgtcttatattcaggccaatacggtaaaaaaaaaagaacaacattttttttatcttccccAAAGCGTGTCAACACCCAACAAGCGGGAATTAGGTCAGTTTGGCGCAGGTCAGCCATATTATGTGATTTCCTTTGCCGTCGAGAGAGAGAGCGTAGCCCCTCACGTGTCGGGCGCATGACACGCACCATCTGGAGACATGCATGTCAACCCTCAACTCAACTTAACATGATGTCACGTTGCACAATTAACACCATCAAAAGGAAGCCTTTATACGCCAGCGCCTGGGGAATACGCGGAAAGCACGCATTAGGGGGAGAAAGGAAGGCCGCGTTTGAAGGATGTTGCGGCAGTCACGTGAGCGCAGCTACTTAGCCCAGCGCCAGTCGTATCCTTGTAGCGTCGAGGTGGTAATGGCGGCAGTCTTTTGAATAATAGACACCCCACATCGGGGAGGGCTTGCAACGACTGACTTATATTTTGCTAACGCTGCTTGAAATGCTGATTCAAAAACGTCACTGTTGTTCAGGGAGTTTCGTGTTGTGAATTTTGCAACTTTCAAGTAGATTAAGGactgaacaaaataaaaataaacgaaATATAACTACAGTTTTCCTGACCCGGTTGAATTTGCGATTGtcttgaaatcaagtttcagtGCAAAATTTACAAAGTCATACtgcccattgttagctgggataggttagagcaccccccacgacccttttgAGAATTCAAAAAGCATAAGAGAAAATTTAATATTAATTCAATACTCCGATTGGATGTCAATTGGGGGCAGCAAAATATTGTCCCATAGGACTCCATTGTTTGAAACAACTGTCAtttgaatataataaaaacatgaacaaataaataattcctgcatgatttttttttttaaattgccaatTCTCTAATAACAGCAAAAATCAATGGAAAACAACCACATTAACTATTGCCCTACGAACAGCTAGCTTTAATTAACCGTTAAATATTTAGAATGATTTACAAAATGTGCTCCGCGGCATTGTACAAGTAAAACCCTCTGTTAGCGTAGAACGGTTTTGCATGCGTGCAGAAAAGCTCAACTGGCAAATGAagaagttaaaataaaaaatgttttgtgatgCACACCTGAAATATTTATGCAGCTCTGGGCACGAGCTaagtagagttggataaaaagGATCTCGGGGAAGTGCTGGCAGGGACAGATGATGTTCCTGGCCCATTGATGCTGATAGATGTACAATCTATTATGGACTtggtttttacaactttttacAGTGTGGTACACGTTAGCAAAGGACATGTTTTTTGTCCCAGATCAGTTATCTATAGAAAACTATAGGGCGCCAGCGGTTACGAGCGGGCACGTGCGAGCACTTTCTCCCCCGGTCTAACCCCACGTGCAAAACAGACTCAAGTCAACAGCATGAATAATGCAAGTTTTCAAGAGTAGTGCGGAAGCCCGTCAGCATAGATGACTGGGAAATGAAGCTCTCATCTTTGCTGGAACACAAACACAAGGCTGCATTCACTCCAGGTGGGGGGAAAACTGGTTCTGTCGCCCCCATCGAAGCTCTGCGAGGTAATCGAAGCATTGCGAGCTTTGTCAAACTGTAAACTGCGAGTTAACttaagttttttcacgttttatgcaagatacggtttatttttttccttgatttgcattcagacgtcaaaataaattcctattctgtCAACTAGAGCTGATACCAActagttttaatattttaaatatagtagacaaattaaaatacattgaatATTTAGTGTATTTCCTCCCCCATAAcaagcactttaaaaaaaaaaaatagttaggcTGGGAATGCAATTTATAAAAATTCAGTTTGGCCTCACTTCAATACACAATTGCCTCTACCATTTCAGCCAGCATCAAGaaactgtaaaaacaaaaacctgaCCTTTCAGTAAAAAAGAGCAACCCAAATTCACAGTGGGTCACATTATAGAACAGTGTGTGTGTTCCTCCCCCCCTTCTAAGGGGTGCCCCATTGGCCCCGCGGCGAGCGGCCGGTGGCAAGGCGCCCGCCGTAACCATAAAAACCCTCCTCTCTCCCTGAATGGCCTCCACATGCTCCACAAGCAGGAGGAGGTGGCGGGGGGCGGGGTGTATGGGCTGTATGTTTGCGCATCTGCCGGTTTAAACAGCGAACGGTCTGTGGGCCTCCTGGCCCGACCGGGCCAGCCTGGCAACTTGCAAACAATGAGTTAGTGTGTGTGAGACACTTGCATATATATACGCCCTTTAACCCTTTATTGGGCAAGTGCTTATTTTAAGatcatctaaaaaataaattacttgGCGGCCCAGTGGGACGAGTGGtttagctcgtcggcctcacagctctggggtcctgggttcaagtccaggtcggtccacctgtgtggagtatgcatgttctacccgggcctgcgtgggtttcctccgggtactccggttttctcccacatttcaaaaacatccatggtcggctgattggacattctaaaaggtactcggacgtttggtcgcccggacgtttgacaacatgacagaaagtttactgttgaaaccagctctcaaaattatattcatgagagagagtttaatatctaaatatctactgttgaaaccagctctcaaaattatattcacccgggcgaccaaacgtccggtcacgttctaaaatgcccctaggtatgggtctgagtgtgcatggctgtccgtctcctcgtgccttgcgatcggctagccaccggttgagggtgtccccgcctctggcccggagacagatgggattggctccagcaccccccacgaccctaatgaggataaagtgattcagaaaatgagaatatGAGTTCAGATTACACACAAACAATCACCGGAATATCCGGATTGGAACCCCAGTGGTGTAAGTGCAAACCAGTGACTCCACCACGTGCCCTATGAAGGGGTTAACGCCTCTATTATGGTTTGTTTTCATAATCTGCCCCAGTTTGGTCCCCGGCACGGCTCATATCGCATTtgaatgcaaatattttaatgttgtaataatcGGCTTGCTTTTTGGGCGGATAAAGCTTCAATGAGTTGCGACTCGTGTCAATCCGCTGTCTTAAGTGCGTGTTAGAGGAACCTCAAACCATTACTGTCGCTCTCCTGAGTGCTGCCCGATTTAGGAGAGTGCTCGTTGCTCGCCGCTCGCTACGCCAAAGGTTATTAGCGGATGCTGGCGTTTCCTAAATGATGTGGAGTGCTTGGAAAAGACACGCTCGCCAGATGCAACATGAGAAAGATGAAGTGGAGTCCATCCCGTGTAATATTTGATTGACTGCTGAGGGGAAAATGGGGAGAGGatgggatttttctttttaatgcttttttaaaaggggaaaacagtGAATATTCTATAGTCCTTGATTTTGCACATTTGAGCATAAAACTAAATTTGACACAGGTACATTACTTTTAAGAGGCAGACAGTAAGATGCAGTGGACcggatttgccccccgggctgCGAGTTTGACACCAGTGACCAAAAAAGGCTTTTGTTGGAAAACGGCCATCATTTTGAACTAGGAAGAAATTTTTGTCCCTCTCCCCTAAAAAATATCACAAAGTATCATTTATCCTGAACACAGTTCTAAAACATgtcagttagtttttttttgtttttccagggAAAAAAGTCGTGAAACTTTTCAAACATTGTGTGTGGCAAAGGGAAAACTATACAAAGAAATTTCAAATAACGTCGAGTAAAAACGCCCCCAAACACACTTCAAGCAAACTATAATAATATCAAATTGTCTTAAGAGAGTCAAACATTTTTAGGAACACCATTTAAGCGTTTTAATGGCTTTCTGGTTTCAGTCGAACGTGTAAAGTAATGCAACGGCCTCGACGAGAGAAAGTTTTCTTTTGGATATTTTGGCATTAAACACACATGTAAGGAAATTGTTATTAAATGACGCGGTTCGGGTTCACCTAAAATGAAACCTAAAACTACGCGTCACTTAAAAACgggctttttaaaaagtacaacaTGTGAAATAAACGCGCGTTTCATGAGGCGACTGGTGGAATCTAGCTAACCTTTATGCTAATGCTAGCGTAAGCTTTGAGCAAGGAGGCTCGAGTTTACATTGCGTTCGTCATTTAAAATCCCAAACCTTCAAGTTAAACTACGTCAACAATAAGGTAAGAGTAACAAAGGATTTACACccgataaaaaaagaaaatgcttcgTACCCCCCCTCAAAAAAGTGCTAACTAGCTTAGCGCTTACCTTGTCGGAATCAAGCTCCGGGTCCGCTTGACTCAGCCTGTAAAGAAACGATTTCGGATCTCGACACAAGGTCTGTCTAGTTGTCAAAAAATAGGTCCCGCCGACGTTCAAGCGAATCCATTTAGAAGAGCCCGAACCGGGCGTGGGGCTCCTCTCCGCCGAAGAATGGCTCAAACACCGGCGTTGAAGGGAGCCGCTGCTTTCCGAGTTGTCTGCCATTCCTGGCCCCGACTCCAAGTCGTCTCGCCTCGGCTCGTCCAGGCTTgtttcctcctcctccgtcgCCGTCCGCCTTTCCTCGGGGGCTCACGGGAAATCTCACGAGCTGGGGCCGCTCGGCTTCCACTACTCCCGGCCTGGCCACTCCCACTAATAACCCAGCCCCGTCTCCGCCCCGAACGCAGGCTTGCGTGCATGATTCCACGCGAGACGCTTCGCTGTTTTAAACGCGGTTTCGGTCACGGGGGGACAGGCAAGAACCAAGGGAGAACGACGCTCTTAATTCAATTAACTCGTTCGCTGCCATTGCCGGTGATAGGTGTCAAATCCCAATTGGTTTCGTTGCCAGCCTCTCCttcatggattggacgtccatcacggtcaatggcagcgaatgaggtAGCTCATCTACCCATGAGTTAATAGAATTTCAAGCTTTGattgccattatacaagtagaatgagatttaaagcttcaccatgaagtgcacaaataacaacaatgaataataaattaataatcatCTCAGCCATACCAGTtcatatggattggacatcaatttTGGTAACTGAcaacaaataaatgaacaaacaagcTAATTTCTTCACTCCCAGTTAACATTGGACGACACCTATACCTCACCCAGTTAAAGCAAATGAGTTAACTCATTCGCCTCCAAACTGCATTAACACAATTGACGCATTCACTGCcattcctcccagttcaaatctaTAGGACGTCATCACATCACAAATGGAGTTACTAACTCCTTCCCTGGCAGCAATGAACACCAAATGAAATATTCGGCAGCCACAATTTGTCCAAAGTGGCAAAAGACGCACGAGACAAACTGGTGGGCTGATTACTTTATTTACATGCTGCAGGATGTGAAAAGCCATCGCCAGTGAACCGCCGGCCGGCAGCCATTGTTTCAAGCGTGTCCCGACCAACCGTGACTTAACAGAAGACAGAAGGCCTTtctctcttgttttttttgttgtttttttgcctaaATTCCCTACATGCTTTACTTACTGGACTACCAAGCATTAAGTGGAAAAGTCGTCATTCAACACCTATTGACCTAACGCACAAATAATCAGAGAGCGAATGAACAAATTCGTTAAATTATCATCGGAATATGATGAAATCACTGagcaaatagaaaatgtatgATATAGtaagaaaaaagctgtaaaatatTATAGTTTACAATAATTATTCACATTCAAAGGCTTTACATCTCAAAACATACACAACATGGCCCCTGAACATGACTTCAATCCAAATATGATTCATATATTAGAATTTAAATAACACAGAATGAACTAGAGCCTGAACAATAGCGCTCTAATAACCTTATAcaagaataaaaatacaaaaactgtcTCCTAATATCATTGCATTACTTGCTTCAGATTTTTCATAATACATCTGTACATCACAGTTCTCGTCGGGTTATGAGGGCCACGGGTCGAGGGCTCCGTACGCCCGTTTGATTTTGACGAGTTCTCCGCGCTTTTGGAGCGTTTCCTCCGCTTTTTCTAGACGGATACAGCAATTTCATCGCTTAGTATTTGGATCAGATAAGGATATCCTCGCTCGCCGATATTCCGGCCGCACGCCACGCCCGGACTGAGCCGACCGAGGCAAGCGGGACCGCCTTTGAGAAGGAACTGAAGGGATCAcattttttcagactataagtcgcactttttttcccGTTACATCGAATGTGAAGAATCCACGGTGCATGTTAGCTGCCATCGATCGCAATAGtcgtccaatctgttttaactgggagaggctggcggCCTCCCAgtagaaaatggattggatgtctggtGCCATCAATGACAAGCAATTACTTGATTTTTGCTTATCTCTAGACCCATTAGAACAGATTACCTCCGGTTGAGTGTCTTAAATTGTAATACACCATTGTTACTGTGttgtcaatgtaaaaacagtcTGTCATGGACCATTTTTACAACTCAGTGCAGTGCATGTCAGCAATGACATAGTAATCGTTTAACTCATTGATGGCGACAATAGTGCAATCAGAAAAATCTCAGGCCTCAAAATTCAACTTATACTCCAAATTACTTTCCCCCCCTTCTATGTTGCGCCTTTGGCTTtgactagtgcgacttatagtccaaaaaacaatattaatctgtgtaaaaaaaaaaaaatcaaaagtcttAACTCCGTTTCACCTCTACGGTGGGCATTTGAGTAGGCGATTTCCAAACCTGCGATTGCTTCAACAAAACAATCATCGTACATAATATAAAACCCGCTGAGGATTTTCCGGTCAGCAAGTAGGATTTTTCGTATTTCGATAGGATGCGCTGTGGATGATccatccctaaaaaaaaaaataataataataaaaataaaaactgaagaaaaaaaaagaattcacatCACAAAGAAATAGCAAAGTGAACAAAACAGAACAGCCAGTAACATTTGCGATGGTTGCCGATGCAGTCACCAAAATACCCACCTTTTTATAAAACTACCTTAATATCACCAGTGCCCTACAGGAGAGAGAGGAACGAAGAACTGCGCTACACGACTGGCCATGCAGGAAAAAATGTAAGCGATTTTCGGAAGTacgagctagctagctagtggCATGTTTAACCGCCTCCTCGGCAAACGGCTTCCGCCCGCTGGGATTCTGATTGGACCGCGATCAGCAAGTACCACTCGGTTTCAGAAAACAAATACTGTGGAAATACACGGGCTTcttacaaaaatacatttgagttTGGTAAATGCGCGAGACGGAATCAAGTGTACAGCTATATGCACTAGACGAGGAGGCGCTGTCTACACTTTGCACGGAGGACGCGGGTTCGGTTAGACTCTCGGATTCACgtagatcgattttttttttttgtcttatgcAGAGCAGGAAGCCAGTCCTCGGATTGAATCGGGTGGAGAATGTACAAAAGAAAGCAGATGTGCTCGGTGGCGAAATTGCAATGGAAGCCTCGCGCGGAGCACAAAGAACAAGCAAAGCAACCCTGAATCCCAAGTTGGAGACCTGgagacccccctcccccccatgATTCTACTCAGTAAAACAAACGAGGTCTAGATGCCAGCGTCTTGAGTTTGTTTACACTGCGGTGATGAAGGGCACTAAAGAGGGTGTTACTCTGCTCAGTGATTGGCCACGGGAGGATACGGGAGGAGCTCCTATAGGCCGGGGTTTTGGTGTCTTTGATAGATCTTTCGCCACACCTCCTGGATCTTCTTGCACCATCTGTCGGCATTTCCGCTAGGGTCCATCAAATAGTATGTTCGGTTAGGCTGGAATGAAAGCGGGAAACGGAAACACTGGGTCATTAACGCTTTCAAAATGCCGGCCCGACCGACGTGCCATTTTGAGAGGCACACAAAAGTAAACCAAGTACTTCTACCTCGTTTCccgcaaaaaaa
It contains:
- the kctd5b gene encoding BTB/POZ domain-containing protein KCTD5 isoform X1, which gives rise to MADNSESSGSLQRRCLSHSSAERSPTPGSGSSKWIRLNVGGTYFLTTRQTLCRDPKSFLYRLSQADPELDSDKDETGAYLIDRDPTYFGPVLNYLRHGKLVLNRDLAEEGVLEEAEFYNITSLIKLIKDKIRERDCKTSQVPVKHVYRVLQCQEEELTQMVSTMSDGWKFEQLVSIGYGRAQQSEFLLIVSREVKGDPSALPNNSGELVSIGSSYNYGNEDQAEFLCVVSKELHNQSYGTNSEPSEKAKILQERGSRM
- the kctd5b gene encoding BTB/POZ domain-containing protein KCTD5 isoform X2; this encodes MADNSESSGSLQRRCLSHSSAERSPTPGSGSSKWIRLNVGGTYFLTTRQTLCRDPKSFLYRLSQADPELDSDKDETGAYLIDRDPTYFGPVLNYLRHGKLVLNRDLAEEGVLEEAEFYNITSLIKLIKDKIRERDCKTSQVPVKHVYRVLQCQEEELTQMVSTMSDGWKFEQLVSIGSSYNYGNEDQAEFLCVVSKELHNQSYGTNSEPSEKAKILQERGSRM